AGCGACCAGAACACGCCGTGGGTCAGCGGGTCCCAGCCGACCAGGCCGAACAGCTGCTCGGGCTGCAGCCAGGTGATCCCGAACGGGCCCACATCCACCCATTGCGCATTGATCCAGCCGCCGTGGGCGAGGCTGGGCAACATAAGCGTGTAGATCCACAGCGCGCCGCCGGCGCCGATGCCGGCCAGCGCGCCCGCCCGGCTGGCCCCGCGCCAGTACAGGCCTCCGATCAGCGCCGGCGCGAACTGGGCGACCGCGGCAAAGGCGAGCAGGCCGTGTTGCGCCAGCCCACTGCCGCCGGAACCGCGCGCGTAGGCGTAGGCCATCAGCGCCAGGGCAAGGATCGTCGCCCGGCGCACCCACAGCACGCGCTGCTCGATGCCCGGCCCGGTCCGGCGCAGCGCCCCGGTGCGCAGCAAGGCCGGGACGATCAGGTCGTTGCTGACCATCGTCGCCAACGCCACGCTGGTGACGATCACCATCCCGGTCGCGGCCGAGAAGCCGCCGATGTAGACCACCAGCGCCAGCGCACTCTGGTCCAGCGCCAGCGGCAGGGCGAGCACGTAGGTGTCGGGGGAGATGCCGCTGCCACCCAGCACCGCCTGCCCGGCCAGCGTGATGGGCACCACCATCGCGCTGATGATCACCAGGTAGCCGCCGAAGAACCAGCGCGCCATGCGCAGGTCCCCGACGTTCTGGCACTCCACCACGGCGACGTGGAACTGCCGCGGCAGGCAGACCAGCGCGGTGAACGCGAGCAGCGTCTGGGCGACGAAGCCGACCGGCAGGCCGGGCCGGGTCACCTCATCGGCGGCCTGGACGATACGGTCGCCGAAACCGCCGATGCCGGGCAGGTGCATGAGCGCGAACACACCGATGGCTACGAAAGCGACCAGCTTGACCAGCGACTCCAGCGCGATCGCCAGCACCATGCCGCGGTGGTGCTCGGTGGCGTCGATCTGGCGGGTGCCGAACAGGATCGAGAACACCGCCAGCAACAGCGCGGTATACAGCGCCGGATCGGCCAGCAGGCTCGCGCTGGCCGGGACGCCGGCCAACACCTGGATGCTGTCGGCGACCGCCTTGAACTGCAGCGCCACATACGGAATCGCGGCGATCAGCGCCAGCAGCGAGACCATCGCCGCCAGTCCCGGCGCGCGGCCGTAACGTGAGGAGAGGAAGTCGGCGATCGAGGTGATCCGCTGCTCGTCGGAGATCAGCACCAGCCGTTCCAGCAGGCGCCAGCCGAACATCAGCAGCAGCAACGGCCCCAGGTAGATCGGCAGGAATCCCAGGCCGGTGCGCGCCGCCGTTCCGACCGCGCCGTAGAACGTCCACGACGAGCAGTACACCGCCAGCGCGAGGGCATAAACGGCCGGGCGCAGCCACGCCCGGGTCGGCGCGTGCTGCCTGCGGTCGCCGTAGTAGGCGACCAGGAACAGCATGCCCACGTAGGACACCGACACCAGTAACAGGATCCAGCCAGGAATCACCCGAGCGCGCCTCCAGACCGCCGAGCCAGGACCGTCAAACCACGGCCGTCGAACCAGGGCCGTCAAACCAGGGCCGTCGAACGCCGAGTGTAGGACGGCGCGCGGCGCTGCGCGCGAGGCTCGGTCATGCCGGGCAACGCCGTCAGTGGTCGGTATGCCAGGCGGTCATCGCCAGCTGCGCGTCCGGAAGCGGTAGATCGCGGAGCATCCAGTCCAGGTTGGCGCCGCGCATGCCGGTGCCGGCAAGCAGCGCGTTGCGCGCCACCGGATCGCAGCCGCGTGCATCCGGGCGCAGGTACGGGCCCAGTGCGTCCATCAGGCTGTGCAGCTCCAACTGGGCCTTGATGTCGCCGACCTCGTGGGCGCGCGCGTCGCTTGCGATAAGGCGTGACTGCGCCTCGTCGTTCTGGCCATTGGCGAACGCGACCACCACGCCGATCTGGTCGAGGCGGTGGAATTGCTGCCACGAGGCGCCGGGAAGGCGTTGGCGCGCAGCTGCCGACAACCGGGTCGCTTCACTGAAGTGCCCGCGGGCGACGGCAATTTCCCCCAGGCCGATCTCCGCATCGGCGATCAGCCATTCGTAGCCGGTGTCCTGCAGCGCCGCGAGGGTTTGGGTGTACAGCGTGTGCGCGGTGTCCAGGTCCTCGGCGCGTGCCAGCAGGTAGGCTGTCCAAAGCGCTGCGGCCCAGCGCTCCGGGGAGGGCGGCATCGCCTGGATGTCGCTGACCCGCTCCTGCAGCGCGGGTGCCGCGTTACCGGCATCGCCGGCCATCAGGTCGATCATCGCGCCTACGGTCAGCGCGTAGTTGCCCAGATACGCCTGCCGCGTGTCGGCGCATTGCGCGCGGCGCGCGCGGGCGTCCTGCAGGCGGCCCTGGGTCAGCAAGAGCTCGGCGCGCGCGCAGGCCAGGCGCGCCAGCGCATCGGCCGGCAGCGGCGGGTCGCCCTCGCGGGCGAGGCGGTCCACGGTCTGGTCGAGTGCCTGGCTGGCCGCCGGATAGTCGCCGCGGATGCCGTGTACGAAGCCTTCAAACTGGTCCAGCCAGGTCGCCGTGTCGCCGGTGAGCGGACCGGCGCGGATCTGCCGGATGCGCTCGGTGGCGCGCTCGAACCGGCCCAGCAGCAGGTCCTCGTTGAGCAGGTCGACCTGCAGCTCCTGCTGCGCGGAGACATCGCCCACGCTTTCGGCAATCGCCAGCGCGTCTTTCAGCCGGCGGCGGTACTCGCCCAGATTGCCGGCGCTGCGTTGCTGGAAGGCGACGCCCCGCAGCAGCTGGATCTCCAGATTGCGGTAGCCGCCGGCGCGTGCGTGCGCCAGCAGGGTATCCAGCTCCTTGGAGCGGCCCGCGGTGGGCAGCATCAGCTCGCCCGACACGCGGGCGTGCAGGGCGTCGATTTCCGCACCGACCGAGGCGAACAGGCGTGCGGCTTCGGCGAAGCCTTCCTGGCCGGCCTCGGGGCCGCGCTGGAACGCGTGGACGCGGGCCTGCAGCAGTGTGGCGGCCGCCAGCTCGCGCTCCCAACCCTTGCCGGCGTCGCGCGCCAGCTGGGCCGCCTGGGTGGCGTGCTCCAGCACCGCATCGCTGTCCAGGCGCACCCCTTCGATCTCCGCCAGGGTGAGGCGCCACTGGATCTGGACGCCCAGCGGTTGTCGTTGCCACTGCGTTCCGTCCAGCGCCAGCAGCGCGGCGTCCGGGTCGCCGCCGCGCATTTCATGCCACGCCTGCTCCAGCCGGAACGAGATCCGCTGCGGGTAGCGGGCGGCCAGTTCGGCGTACGCCACGGCCGTCTCGTTGGCGCGTTGCGGGTCCACCGACAGCGCCGCGGCAGCCAGCACGCTGGCGACGTCCGCGGAGACCGGCGTCAGCAGCCGTGCGGCATGGGCCACGTGCTCCATGGCCAATCGCGCCTGGCCCAGACGGTATTGCGCCATGGCCATTTGCAGATGCGCCAGGCCGAACTGCGGTGCCTGCTGCAGCACGGCCGCCAACCCGGCGGCGGCGCTGGCCATGTCGCGGGAACTGTAAGCCTGGTAGGCCGCGGCGTAGCTGCGCATCGCCGGCTCACCCATCTCCAGGCTGGGCCAGGGATCGTCACGCCGCGCCGGCACCAGTTCTTCCAGCACCTGACGCGACAGCGTATCGATGAGCCCGGGCATCTGTGCGGCACTGCCGCGCAACTCCAGCTGGCGGGTCCCGCCGGGAGCGTCGAAGCGCGCGCGGATAAAACGCTCCTCGGGCTGGTCGGCGGATTTTCCCGCGCTCAGCAGCACGACCTGCGGCGAGTTCTGAGTCGCATCCGCGGCCAGATGGGCCTCTGTCAGCAAGGTCACCTCAGGCAGCGCGTTCAATTTCCACTCCAGCCAGGCGTGCAGCACCGTCGCCGGCCAGCGGGCATCGCTGTCTTCGCCGTTGCCCACCTCCATCAGCGCGACGGCCACCGGCTGCAGCGGCGGCAGTTGCGTGGGTTGACCGCCCAGGCGGGCCAGGCCCAGCAGCGCGACCAGCAGCATCAGTCCGGCGGCGCTGGCAACGGCCAGCCAGCCCAGCTGGATACGGGGCCGGGGCCGCGCAGCGGGCACTCCACCGGTGGCGGCATGGCCGGGCCGCGCTCCGGATGCGAAGCCGGGTGCTTCGGCAGCAAGCGGAGTCGGTGCCGGCCCAACGGGAGCCTCCACGACCAAGGTGGTAGACGTGCTGGCGGGCACCGGCGGCGCGGGCAGGATGTCGGTCGCCAGGCTTTCAATGGGTATCGCCTGCACCGGCGCGGGCGGATCGAACACGTAGCCGCCTTTTGCGACCGTTCTTATCCACGGCTTGCGCGTCGAGCCCAGCGCCTTGCGCAGGGTCCATATCGCCTGCGACAGGTTGGCGTCCTCGACCACGACCCCGGACCACACCTGCTCCAGCAGCGCACTGCGCGAATGCAGCACATGCGGCTGCGACAGCAGGATCAAGAGCACGTCAAACACGCGCTGGGGAAGTTCGGCGGTCTGCTCGGGCGTGATGACGTGGCGATAGCGCAGGTCAAGCTGCAGGTCGGCGACCTGGAGCATTCCTGTATCGCTGGGCCAAGGCAGCCTGTCCGCCATGGTCATGGATTGCACCTGTCCCGGGATCTGCTTCCGTTCAATGCCAAGTAGAGCGCTGGCCGCTGCGCATCCGTATCCCCGCCCGGATGTCAGGAGCCAAGTTATACACAGCCGCCTGGGTCAGTTTCTGACGTTATTTGCGACTTGCTGCCCAATTTTTGCGTCCGTTGAGAACAAATTGAGATTTACACGCATGTCCAGCCGGGTCAAATGGCCTACATCTGTCGTGTGCTTTGCCGCATGGGGCGCCAGGACCGAAGGGCGCGACAGGGAGCCGGCGGCGAGCTACGAAGGCATCGCTGACATTGGAAGCCACTTCCGTCTCGACGCCGACCGGTCATGACCGCGATGCAATCCGGACACGACCAGATCCGTGGATTCTCCACAACTGCTTGCGCCACACCAACCGGGGTAACAATCTCATGTCCAGAACCACCGATAAGCGCCTGCGCCAAAGCCTCCTCGCAGCCGCCACCGCCGTTGCGCTTTCCTCCGCCGCGTTCGCCGCGCCGGCCGTTGCAGCCGATGCGGGGGTCGCCAACCTGGCCACCCTGCAGGACGGCCAGCCGACCGATCGCTTCATCGTCAAGTACCGCGAGGGAAGCGAACCGCAAGCCAACCTGGCCAAGGTCCAGTCCTCCCTGGACCGCGTGGCCAGGACCGCGCGCACGGGCAACGCGCTGGCACTCCACCAGGTGCGCCGCATCGCCACCGGCGCGGACGTGGTCCGCACCGACCGCAAGCTTGACCGTGTCGAAGCCGCCGCGCTGATGCGCCAGATCGCCGCCGATCCGAACGTCGAGTATGTGGAGGTCGACCAGCTGCTGCAGCCGGCCTTCACCCCCAACGACAGCCTCTATGCCAACAACCAGTGGCACTACTACGAAGCCGCCGGCGGCATCCGCGCCGACAAGGCCTGGGACGTCAGCACCGGCTCGGGCATCGTGGTCGCCGTGCTGGACACCGGCATCACCAACCACAGCGATCTGAATGGCAACGTGGTCGCCGGCTACGACATGATCTCCGACGCGGGCATCGCCGGCGACGGCGACGGCCGCGACAGCGATCCCAGCGATCCGGGCGACTACAGCGGCGGCTACAACTCCAGCTGGCACGGCACCCACGTCGCCGGCACCATCGCGGCGGTGACCAACAACAACAAGGGCGTGGCCGGCGTCGCCTACAACGCGAAGATCCAGCCGGTGCGCGTGCTCGGCCGGGGCGGCGGTTACACCTCCGATATCGCCGACGGCATCATCTGGGCCTCCGGCGGCAGCGTCAGCGGCGTGCCGGCCAACAGCAACCCGGCCGAAGTCATCAACATGAGCCTGGGCGGCAGCGGTTCGTGCAGCAGCACCACCCAGAGCGCGATCAACGGCGCGGTGTCGCGCGGCACCACCGTGGTGGTGGCGGCCGGCAACAGCAACGCCAACACATCCGGATTCAATCCGGCCAACTGCAACAACGTCATCGCGGTGGCGTCCACCACCCGGACCGGCGCGCGCTCCAGCTTCTCCAACTACGGCCCGTTGATCGACGTGGCGGCGCCGGGCAGCGACATCGCCTCCACCATCAACAACGGCACCAAGGCGCCCTCGACCGAGGGCTACGGGACGATGTCGGGCACCTCGATGGCCGCCCCGCACGTGGCCGGCGTCGTTGCATTGATGCAGTCCGCAGCCGCGGCCAACGGCGGGGTCAAGACCCCGGCGCAGATCGAGGCGGCGCTCAAGTCCACCCTGCGCCCGTTCCCGGTCAGCATCGACAAGGCGATCGGCAACGGCATCGTGGACGCCAAAGCCGCGGTCGACGCGATGGGCGGCGGCGGTGGCAATCCGCCCGATCCAGATCCGGTCGGCGGCACCTTGACCAAGGGCACGCCGGTAACGGGCCTGTCGGCGGCCACCGGGGCGACGGTGAACTACACCTTCCAGGTGCCGGCGGGCGCGACCAACCTGAGCTTCAAGATGTCTGGCGGCAGCGGTGATGCGGATATGTACATCAAGCGCGGCACGGCCCCGACCGACAGCTCCTACGACTGCCGTCCGTGGCTGAGTGGCAACACCGAGACCTGCACCTTCGCCAGCCCCACCGCCGGCACCTACCACGTCCGGCTCAAGGCCTACCAGGCGTTCAGCGGCGTCAGCCTGGTCGCCAACTACGACACCGGCAGCGGCGGCGGCAACGACAACCCGCAGACCTACAGCAACACCACCACGTACAACATCCCCAACCCGGGCACGATCGAGAGCCCGATCACCGTCAGCGGCCGCAGCGGCAACGGCCTGGCGGCGACCAAGGTCACCCTGGACATCCGCCACACCTACCGCGGTGACTTGCAGATCGACCTGGTGGCACCCGACAACTCCACCTACCGGATCAAGAACTCCAGCGGCAGCGACAGTGCCGACAACGTGATCGGCTACGCCAACGTCAACCTGACCAGCGAAGCCAAGAACGGCACCTGGAAGCTGCGCGTGCGTGACATGTGGTCCGGCGACAGCGGCTACATCAAGTCGTGGAGCATCGACTTCTGATCAGCACGTCTTGAACGCCTGAAAGCAAGAAACCCGCCGGAAGGCGGGTTTCTCTTTGCAGCGAACCGGCTGGAACTCACCGGTCGGAACCGCACCGGAAGGCTTACTTGATCTTGCCTTCCTTGTACATCACATGCTTGCGAACGACGGGATCGTACTTCTTCATCTCCATCTTGTTCGGCGTGTTCTTCTTGTTCTTGTCGGTCGTGTAGAAATGACCGGTATTGGCCGAAGAGATCATGCGGATTTTGTCGCGCTTGGAAGCCATGGTTCAGTCCTCCTCAGATCTTTTCGCCGCGTGCGCGGAGATCGGCCAGAACGGAATCGATCCCGTTCTTGTCGATGGTGCGCATCGCGTTGGCGGAAACACGCAGCTTGACCCAGCGGTTCTCACTGGCGACCCAGAAACGGCGCTCGTGAAGGTTGGGCATGAAGCGGCGACGGGTCTTGTTCATGGCATGCGAGACGTTGTTGCCAGTCGTCGTTCGCTTGCCGGTTACTTGGCATACACGGGACATACGCACCTCGAAAGGATGTTGATGCTTCCCTTGGCCAGGGAGGCGGCGGCCCCGCCGGATCCACGGATGTGGTCGGCATGCGATACGGGAAGAAGGCCGCCC
This genomic interval from Lysobacter ciconiae contains the following:
- a CDS encoding winged helix-turn-helix domain-containing protein — protein: MLQVADLQLDLRYRHVITPEQTAELPQRVFDVLLILLSQPHVLHSRSALLEQVWSGVVVEDANLSQAIWTLRKALGSTRKPWIRTVAKGGYVFDPPAPVQAIPIESLATDILPAPPVPASTSTTLVVEAPVGPAPTPLAAEAPGFASGARPGHAATGGVPAARPRPRIQLGWLAVASAAGLMLLVALLGLARLGGQPTQLPPLQPVAVALMEVGNGEDSDARWPATVLHAWLEWKLNALPEVTLLTEAHLAADATQNSPQVVLLSAGKSADQPEERFIRARFDAPGGTRQLELRGSAAQMPGLIDTLSRQVLEELVPARRDDPWPSLEMGEPAMRSYAAAYQAYSSRDMASAAAGLAAVLQQAPQFGLAHLQMAMAQYRLGQARLAMEHVAHAARLLTPVSADVASVLAAAALSVDPQRANETAVAYAELAARYPQRISFRLEQAWHEMRGGDPDAALLALDGTQWQRQPLGVQIQWRLTLAEIEGVRLDSDAVLEHATQAAQLARDAGKGWERELAAATLLQARVHAFQRGPEAGQEGFAEAARLFASVGAEIDALHARVSGELMLPTAGRSKELDTLLAHARAGGYRNLEIQLLRGVAFQQRSAGNLGEYRRRLKDALAIAESVGDVSAQQELQVDLLNEDLLLGRFERATERIRQIRAGPLTGDTATWLDQFEGFVHGIRGDYPAASQALDQTVDRLAREGDPPLPADALARLACARAELLLTQGRLQDARARRAQCADTRQAYLGNYALTVGAMIDLMAGDAGNAAPALQERVSDIQAMPPSPERWAAALWTAYLLARAEDLDTAHTLYTQTLAALQDTGYEWLIADAEIGLGEIAVARGHFSEATRLSAAARQRLPGASWQQFHRLDQIGVVVAFANGQNDEAQSRLIASDARAHEVGDIKAQLELHSLMDALGPYLRPDARGCDPVARNALLAGTGMRGANLDWMLRDLPLPDAQLAMTAWHTDH
- the rpmB gene encoding 50S ribosomal protein L28, yielding MSRVCQVTGKRTTTGNNVSHAMNKTRRRFMPNLHERRFWVASENRWVKLRVSANAMRTIDKNGIDSVLADLRARGEKI
- the rpmG gene encoding 50S ribosomal protein L33, which codes for MASKRDKIRMISSANTGHFYTTDKNKKNTPNKMEMKKYDPVVRKHVMYKEGKIK